TGTTGAAAGGATAGTAATAAAACGGAATTgctttttactttattttgaaattttgatttaggcATTTTGGTGTACCGTTTGTTGCGTAACgagccgaagaagaagctgaaatgGCTTCACGCCGTCATGATGATGACGGCCCTTTTGCTGGCCTCCATCGGACTCAAGGCCGTCTTCGACTCGCACAATCTGGCCGAGCCGCCCATCGACAATTTGTACACGCTGCACAGCTGGATCGGTCTGTCGGCCGTCATCTGCTTCGCGCTCCAGTGGCTCTTTGGCTTCGTCTCGTTCCTCTTCCCCGGCGTCCGTCACTCGCTCCGCGCCTCCTACATGCCACTGCACGTCTACGGTGGACTGATGATCTTCGGACTGGCCACGGCCGCCGCCCTCATGGGTCTCTTGGAGAAGGCCATTTTCTCCAGGTAAAATGATTATTCGCCCACTTTTCTTGATCTGTATCGAGGCTGCCATTCAATTTGGGACGAAATTCCACATTCAAAAGGGTTTCGTACGCTCCTTTGACGGCCGAGGGGATCCTCATCAACTGCACCGGAGTGGCCGTGGCTTCGCTGTCGCTCCTCATCGTCTACATCGCCACACGGTGGCAGTACAAGCGGCAACCGCTGCCCGAGGACGAACTTCTCCTGGCCGATCAATTGGCCGAATGATGAAActtcattcaaatttctttcaggcgacacatatttaaaaacaaaaacaaaaaaacaagtaggGAAAAGTCAAaccacaaaagaaagaaacacacactTATTCTATTTCTATAGAGGCCGACGTGATTGATTAATTATGTGACAGAgggttgtgtttgtttttaaaggtGCTTAAGAGAAAATTTGGATCATTTTTTTCGCCCAGTGAAATTCCCAAATTAATTTGCTTTCATTCCTTCATCGATTCCAATTTTAGTCAAGgggaaattccttttctttgttttgataTTAATCAAGGGTTTGTCGATCTCCTCCAAATGTTACACAactgttttgattttatttttctaagtgttttgatttctattgaattcaaaattggcGCTAGCACGGTTGCCGATTTTTTACGAGAGAGTTACTTCGGTGTGTAATTTCCAtttccaaatatttcaaatacaTTCTACATGTTGCAGCAATTCGACCATGTCCGTCGTCGTTGAATCGgttaaataactaaataattATTCCATTTGTAATAATCCATTTCCGTTTGATATATTAAATTTTGTAGTAGGGTTGGGGGTAGACTGCGATGCTGGACGACGTGACGTTGAGGTTCATCACCGCTTCAGGTAGAATGCGTAACTTGTGTGCTGGGTTCCTGCTGCGAGCGATTGGCATGTCGCCCGTTTTGACATTGCCACCAATTCCGCCACCCTGGCTGAAATTTGAATCTTgcaatttgaaattgagacGACTG
The sequence above is a segment of the Daphnia pulex isolate KAP4 chromosome 11, ASM2113471v1 genome. Coding sequences within it:
- the LOC124207247 gene encoding plasma membrane ascorbate-dependent reductase CYBRD1-like; the protein is MNRLANESEMKWMPLLYGVTAGLSSLVVVLMLVWTFHFRGGFAWQDFPSIQFNWHPVLMVVSFIVLYGHGILVYRLLRNEPKKKLKWLHAVMMMTALLLASIGLKAVFDSHNLAEPPIDNLYTLHSWIGLSAVICFALQWLFGFVSFLFPGVRHSLRASYMPLHVYGGLMIFGLATAAALMGLLEKAIFSRVSYAPLTAEGILINCTGVAVASLSLLIVYIATRWQYKRQPLPEDELLLADQLAE